In Chryseobacterium camelliae, one DNA window encodes the following:
- a CDS encoding M12 family metallo-peptidase yields the protein MKINFTAFVILFSTFLFAQNRLFSNLVNENDLNSNQKVSPGLASSYTQTKYYSQPTFDLKSDLQILLPTNKLITARFTRIFKYGNKSESYVYSIDNEPNAEFVLSRYNNIVTGMYSSGSEEKVVFHQTNGNIFAMSLVNESKIISQDSKDDYFLGDLASSNKHSPSICLETTPICPMSTIDVMVIYTWNSRINWGGTAQSNSMIATAITNFNISLLNSGITNVNINLVYSGETGYVESGDIATDLMRFKADDDGYMDDIHDLRTTFGADLCALVTAGPVTTCGLAYINIDPTGYSNTQGFSTTIYNCVLTNYTLAHELGHNMGLRHDRYMDTFDIPCIHQHGYINRTAINLGMAGSPSKRWRTLMTYNDECAANGFNCTKLNRWSNPNINYNLEPMGIPIGDPNSSDEAFAFSRFACMVANFMPSNSSLSTEENISNIKDFIIFPNPAKDEINVVIDGDKKLSFKIFNAIGQLVLTSENKKIDLTGISQGEYILVINDEHNVKIGSKKFIINKAQ from the coding sequence ATGAAAATAAATTTTACTGCTTTCGTAATTCTTTTTAGCACATTCTTATTTGCTCAGAATAGGCTTTTCAGTAATTTAGTTAATGAAAACGATCTTAATTCTAATCAAAAAGTTAGTCCAGGGCTTGCTTCAAGTTATACACAAACAAAATATTATTCACAACCTACATTTGATCTAAAATCGGATTTGCAGATTTTATTACCGACAAATAAATTAATCACTGCGAGATTTACACGAATTTTCAAATATGGAAACAAAAGCGAATCTTACGTTTATTCTATTGATAATGAACCCAATGCAGAATTCGTTCTTTCAAGATATAATAATATAGTAACAGGGATGTATTCGTCAGGCAGCGAAGAAAAAGTTGTTTTTCATCAAACAAATGGCAATATTTTCGCAATGTCTTTAGTGAATGAATCAAAAATAATAAGTCAGGATTCTAAAGATGATTATTTTCTTGGTGATTTAGCAAGTTCCAATAAACACAGTCCGAGTATCTGTTTAGAAACAACTCCTATTTGTCCTATGTCAACAATTGACGTCATGGTTATTTATACCTGGAATTCACGCATCAACTGGGGAGGAACAGCGCAAAGTAATTCAATGATTGCTACAGCCATTACCAATTTTAATATATCATTGCTCAATTCAGGAATAACTAATGTAAATATTAATTTGGTATATTCAGGAGAAACTGGCTATGTTGAATCAGGAGATATTGCTACAGATCTGATGAGGTTTAAAGCTGATGATGATGGCTATATGGATGATATTCACGATTTAAGAACAACTTTTGGAGCAGACTTATGTGCACTAGTTACTGCCGGGCCAGTTACAACATGTGGTTTAGCCTATATTAATATTGATCCGACCGGATATAGTAATACACAAGGGTTCTCAACTACGATTTATAATTGTGTACTTACTAATTATACTTTGGCACATGAACTAGGCCATAATATGGGTCTGAGACATGACCGATATATGGATACATTCGATATTCCTTGTATTCATCAGCACGGCTATATTAATAGAACTGCTATTAATTTAGGAATGGCAGGATCTCCTTCTAAAAGATGGAGAACTCTCATGACATACAATGATGAATGTGCCGCAAATGGCTTCAACTGTACAAAGCTTAACCGATGGTCAAATCCTAATATAAATTATAATTTAGAACCTATGGGGATCCCTATAGGAGATCCAAATTCAAGCGACGAGGCTTTCGCTTTTTCTCGATTTGCTTGCATGGTTGCCAATTTTATGCCTTCCAACTCATCTCTTAGTACAGAAGAAAATATTTCCAACATTAAAGATTTTATAATATTCCCAAATCCGGCCAAAGATGAGATAAATGTAGTTATAGATGGTGATAAAAAGCTTTCATTCAAAATTTTCAATGCAATTGGTCAACTAGTATTGACTAGTGAAAATAAAAAAATTGATCTAACAGGAATATCTCAAGGCGAATACATTCTAGTGATAAATGATGAACATAATGTAAAAATCGGAAGTAAAAAATTTATTATTAATAAAGCACAATAA
- a CDS encoding class I SAM-dependent DNA methyltransferase, producing MKTSVLRYYDSLAEMYDQNRFANSYGQYIDRQERNFLTDFFKDRKYSKVLDLGCGTGRLLNFATHGTDFSEEMLHIARQKYPHKKLEKGEISKIPFTDEFDCIFCLHVIMHQNKKETEAFLDECYSKLNKKGTLIFDYPTKKRRKVVSSQEDWHAENRFTPKEISKLSEKRWKIKNTIGILLFPIHRIPNGLRKHFLPLDILLCKTFLKNWASYQIVILEKI from the coding sequence ATGAAAACAAGCGTTCTCAGATATTATGACAGTCTTGCAGAAATGTATGATCAAAACCGATTCGCTAATTCATATGGACAATATATTGATCGGCAGGAAAGAAATTTTTTAACGGATTTCTTTAAGGATAGAAAATACTCTAAAGTTTTAGATTTAGGCTGCGGGACCGGAAGATTATTGAATTTTGCAACTCACGGTACAGATTTCAGTGAAGAAATGTTGCATATTGCACGGCAGAAGTATCCTCATAAAAAATTGGAAAAAGGAGAAATTTCAAAAATTCCTTTTACTGATGAATTTGACTGTATTTTCTGCCTTCACGTCATTATGCACCAAAACAAAAAGGAAACAGAAGCTTTTTTAGATGAATGCTATTCGAAATTAAATAAAAAAGGAACTCTAATTTTCGACTATCCGACGAAAAAACGGCGAAAAGTTGTTTCTTCACAGGAAGATTGGCATGCTGAAAACCGTTTTACACCAAAAGAAATTTCTAAATTATCTGAAAAAAGATGGAAAATAAAAAACACGATTGGAATTTTACTGTTTCCAATTCACAGAATTCCTAATGGTTTAAGAAAACATTTTCTGCCTCTGGATATTTTATTGTGTAAAACGTTCCTGAAAAACTGGGCTTCTTATCAAATTGTTATTCTTGAAAAGATATGA
- a CDS encoding VanW family protein → MRQQLRKWLPHHWKMQLKLLQRHFDESKTQYSYSKNYSPDKIGKYEIQLHQIIKKSEFRENKVHNLKIVGEKINHLIINSNEVFSFWKLVGKPNKKNGFKEGRNLIKTQISSDFGGGICQFSSILYFMALQSGLRILERFPHSMDIYKEHERFTPLGSDCTVVYGYKDLQIQNPYSFPVQLKCFVGDERLSLNLISQNELELNTIDFRKSETEKGVWVETLSNNKFLFKNFYTRL, encoded by the coding sequence ATGAGACAGCAATTAAGAAAATGGCTCCCCCATCATTGGAAAATGCAGTTGAAATTATTGCAAAGGCATTTTGATGAAAGCAAAACCCAATATTCTTATTCTAAAAATTACAGCCCGGATAAAATTGGAAAATATGAAATTCAACTTCACCAAATCATTAAAAAAAGTGAATTTCGTGAAAATAAAGTTCATAACTTAAAAATTGTTGGAGAAAAAATTAACCATCTGATAATTAATTCTAATGAAGTTTTTTCTTTCTGGAAGTTGGTTGGAAAACCCAATAAAAAGAATGGATTTAAAGAAGGAAGAAATTTAATTAAAACTCAAATTTCGAGTGATTTCGGTGGTGGGATCTGCCAGTTTTCCTCGATTTTATATTTTATGGCCCTGCAATCCGGTCTGAGAATTCTTGAAAGGTTCCCGCATTCAATGGACATTTATAAAGAACATGAACGTTTTACACCATTAGGTTCAGACTGCACTGTTGTTTATGGCTATAAAGATCTGCAGATTCAAAATCCGTATTCGTTTCCCGTTCAGCTGAAGTGTTTCGTAGGTGATGAAAGACTTTCCCTTAATCTTATTTCTCAAAATGAACTTGAGTTAAACACCATCGATTTCAGAAAGTCCGAAACCGAAAAAGGAGTCTGGGTAGAGACACTCAGCAATAATAAATTTTTGTTTAAAAATTTTTATACTCGTTTATGA
- a CDS encoding acyl carrier protein phosphodiesterase, producing MNYLAHSFLTFSDGQIVGQFLADFIRNKDRFSFPKDIQDGITLHREIDTFTDAHPVIHEAKKIFSPLVRLYAGAFVDVSMDYFIANDTALHNSPEWKKHSLHVYKVLNEHNEWLPENFRRMLSRMEQDDWLYHYRNDQGIKFSMQNVLNKAKYLDKTIPVFELFLKHKALLQQYYNDFFPDLKAHAEGINALLQLESR from the coding sequence ATGAATTACCTTGCGCATTCCTTCCTCACCTTCTCCGACGGACAGATTGTCGGTCAGTTCCTGGCGGACTTCATCCGGAACAAGGACCGCTTTTCTTTCCCGAAAGATATTCAGGACGGAATTACACTGCACAGGGAAATTGATACCTTTACCGATGCGCATCCTGTGATTCATGAGGCAAAAAAAATATTCAGTCCGCTGGTAAGATTGTATGCAGGGGCTTTTGTAGACGTTAGCATGGATTATTTTATCGCTAATGATACTGCGCTCCACAATTCCCCGGAATGGAAGAAACATTCCCTGCATGTATATAAGGTACTGAATGAGCATAATGAATGGCTTCCGGAAAATTTCAGGCGTATGTTAAGCAGGATGGAACAGGATGACTGGCTCTATCATTACCGCAATGACCAGGGCATAAAGTTCAGCATGCAGAATGTATTGAATAAAGCTAAATATCTGGATAAAACCATTCCTGTTTTTGAACTGTTCCTGAAACATAAGGCGCTTTTGCAGCAATACTACAATGACTTTTTTCCTGATCTCAAAGCCCATGCGGAAGGGATTAATGCATTGCTTCAATTAGAAAGTCGCTGA
- a CDS encoding DUF6702 family protein: MKKALLLFSFLFFLFSFTAGKHPYHVGSVEINYNQKSGTFEVTGRFFLDDLENGLNKKYGNALHFNDPAYKARLNEALKNYSAEYFKLKTNNKFLKVNFVGYEEDHESVNIYLESESVTNPKKVEAAVSFLYNLFDDQINIVHIIVGGLRKSEKLTYPNRYLYQQF, encoded by the coding sequence ATGAAAAAAGCCCTTTTATTATTTTCTTTTCTGTTTTTCCTTTTTTCGTTCACTGCCGGAAAGCATCCTTACCATGTAGGTTCTGTAGAGATCAATTACAACCAGAAGTCAGGGACTTTTGAGGTAACGGGACGTTTTTTCCTGGATGACCTGGAGAACGGGCTGAACAAAAAATACGGTAACGCACTCCATTTTAACGATCCGGCTTATAAAGCCAGGCTGAATGAAGCCCTGAAAAATTACAGCGCAGAATACTTTAAACTGAAAACCAATAACAAATTTCTAAAGGTCAATTTCGTAGGCTATGAAGAAGACCATGAATCGGTTAATATCTATCTGGAATCTGAATCGGTAACGAATCCTAAGAAAGTGGAGGCTGCAGTGAGTTTCCTCTATAATTTATTTGATGACCAGATCAATATTGTGCACATTATTGTAGGAGGACTGCGAAAAAGTGAAAAACTGACGTATCCAAACCGATATTTATACCAGCAGTTTTGA
- a CDS encoding HupE/UreJ family protein, producing MQDFLFYLNLGWEHIISLDALDHQLFVLALIAVYSFNDLKKILILVTAFTIGHSITLALSTFDIVRINSAWVEFLIPLTIVITSLDNILMKNKKQMLMKANYYLALIFGLIHGMGFANTARVMIAKSQSIAVPLLGFNIGLELGQIAIVFGILILLFILIKIFKVNQKDWVLFVSSGVFALSLKMALERIPF from the coding sequence ATGCAGGACTTTTTATTTTACCTGAACCTGGGCTGGGAACACATCATTTCACTGGACGCCCTTGATCATCAGCTTTTTGTACTGGCCTTAATTGCCGTCTATTCTTTTAACGACCTTAAAAAAATCCTGATCCTGGTAACGGCGTTCACCATCGGGCATTCCATTACACTGGCATTGAGCACATTTGATATCGTAAGGATCAACTCCGCCTGGGTGGAATTTTTAATTCCGCTGACGATTGTCATCACTTCCCTGGACAATATCCTGATGAAGAATAAAAAGCAGATGCTGATGAAAGCCAATTATTATCTGGCGCTGATCTTCGGCCTTATTCACGGTATGGGCTTTGCCAATACAGCGCGGGTGATGATCGCCAAAAGCCAGAGCATTGCCGTTCCGCTGTTAGGTTTTAATATCGGCCTGGAACTGGGACAGATCGCTATTGTTTTCGGCATTCTGATCCTGCTGTTCATCCTGATTAAAATCTTTAAGGTCAACCAGAAAGACTGGGTCCTGTTTGTTTCTTCAGGCGTATTTGCCCTATCCCTGAAAATGGCTTTGGAAAGAATTCCGTTCTAA
- a CDS encoding M1 family metallopeptidase, with the protein MKLKITVLSVLVGAGVTAQNIQNNPGSNHGNKFEQLGTILPTPNIYRTASGAPGHGYWQNRADYDISAYLDEDKRNLKGSETITYYNNSPDDLDYIWLQLDENQQSTVKKADFPYPSTLAKAANDQQLRATELPVKDNGYGVNLEKVTDAAGTPLKYMVNQTMMRIDLPKVLKKGEKLVFKIDWNYNIPNRIKMGGRGGYENFAEDGNDLYTMTQWYPRMCVYSDFHGWQNHQFTGRGEFALVFGNFKVSMNVPADHVVGGTGECKNYSQVLTADQLARYNRSKTSSEPVEIVTLDEAKKAEKNHSKQRKTWSFEANDVRDFAWTSSRKFIWDGMGVTIPENNNKVMAMSFYPKESYALYRKFSTKAVAHTIKTYSEFTIPYPYPVAQSVEAANGMEYPMICFNYGRTEKDGTYSEGIKNGMLGVVIHEVGHNFFPMIINSDERQWSWMDEGLNTFVEYLTEERWDNKFPSKRGPAWTIVDYMKLPKDQLEPIMSNSENIVQFGPNAYSKPATGLNILRETIMGRELFDKAFKTYSKRWAFRHPEPADFFRTMEDASGEDLDWFWRGWFYGTDPVDIAIDKVTVATPDFDTPPKESKEVKYKTDKPLQNDFEDISKIRNRQDKNITFYADTDKQVQDFYYRYDRGQEKVDTNKEYALKMDGSEALDSKDKEKFKNLTAYQIDFVNKGGLVMPIILEFTFEDGTKLYDKSSAQIWRLNEQKTSKTYYFDKKLKSIQLDPMRETADIDTSNNFWSNDGTSGETTKFQLFKQKQDGGSARGASSGKVNPMQAAGKKN; encoded by the coding sequence ATGAAGTTAAAGATTACCGTACTTTCCGTACTGGTCGGTGCCGGTGTAACCGCTCAGAATATTCAGAATAACCCCGGCAGCAACCATGGAAATAAATTCGAGCAGCTGGGAACCATCCTCCCTACGCCGAATATATACCGTACGGCATCCGGAGCACCGGGACACGGCTACTGGCAGAACAGGGCTGACTATGATATCTCAGCCTATCTGGATGAAGACAAAAGGAATTTAAAGGGATCTGAAACGATTACCTACTACAATAATTCTCCGGACGACCTGGATTACATCTGGCTTCAGCTGGATGAAAACCAGCAGTCAACCGTAAAAAAAGCTGATTTCCCCTACCCTTCCACCCTGGCCAAAGCTGCCAATGACCAGCAGCTGAGAGCAACGGAACTTCCGGTGAAAGATAACGGCTACGGTGTAAACCTTGAAAAAGTGACCGATGCAGCCGGTACTCCACTGAAATATATGGTCAACCAGACCATGATGCGTATAGACCTGCCGAAAGTCCTGAAAAAAGGAGAAAAACTGGTCTTTAAGATCGACTGGAACTATAATATTCCCAACAGAATCAAAATGGGCGGCCGCGGAGGCTATGAAAACTTCGCAGAAGACGGGAACGACCTGTATACCATGACGCAATGGTATCCCAGGATGTGTGTTTACAGTGATTTCCACGGATGGCAGAACCATCAGTTCACCGGAAGAGGCGAATTTGCCCTGGTTTTCGGGAACTTTAAAGTCTCCATGAATGTTCCGGCAGACCACGTGGTAGGCGGTACCGGGGAGTGTAAAAACTACAGTCAGGTCTTAACGGCCGATCAACTGGCCAGGTACAATAGATCGAAGACTTCTAGCGAACCTGTTGAGATTGTAACACTGGATGAAGCGAAAAAGGCGGAGAAAAACCATTCCAAGCAGAGAAAAACCTGGAGCTTTGAAGCCAATGACGTAAGGGATTTCGCCTGGACATCTTCAAGAAAATTTATATGGGACGGAATGGGCGTTACTATTCCTGAAAACAATAATAAAGTAATGGCAATGAGCTTCTATCCGAAGGAGTCTTATGCATTGTACAGGAAATTTTCCACCAAAGCTGTAGCTCATACCATTAAAACCTATTCAGAATTTACAATTCCGTATCCTTATCCGGTAGCCCAGTCGGTGGAAGCGGCGAACGGGATGGAATATCCTATGATCTGCTTCAACTACGGCAGGACGGAAAAAGACGGCACCTATTCGGAAGGAATTAAGAACGGAATGCTGGGTGTGGTGATCCATGAGGTAGGACATAACTTCTTCCCTATGATCATCAACTCAGACGAGAGGCAATGGTCATGGATGGACGAAGGCCTGAATACTTTTGTGGAATACCTTACCGAAGAACGCTGGGACAATAAATTCCCTTCCAAAAGAGGTCCGGCATGGACAATCGTGGATTATATGAAGCTTCCCAAAGACCAGCTGGAGCCTATCATGAGCAATTCTGAAAACATCGTCCAGTTCGGACCGAATGCCTATTCAAAACCTGCCACAGGGCTGAACATCCTTCGTGAAACCATTATGGGAAGGGAGCTGTTTGATAAAGCATTTAAAACCTATTCCAAAAGATGGGCGTTCAGGCATCCTGAACCGGCAGACTTTTTCAGGACCATGGAAGATGCGAGCGGCGAGGACCTTGACTGGTTCTGGAGAGGCTGGTTCTACGGAACGGACCCTGTAGATATCGCGATTGACAAAGTAACCGTAGCCACACCGGACTTCGATACCCCACCAAAGGAAAGCAAAGAAGTAAAATATAAAACCGACAAACCTTTGCAGAATGATTTTGAGGACATTTCAAAAATCAGGAACAGGCAGGACAAAAACATCACGTTCTATGCAGACACCGATAAGCAGGTTCAGGATTTCTATTACCGGTATGACAGAGGACAGGAGAAAGTAGACACCAATAAAGAATATGCCCTTAAAATGGATGGCAGTGAAGCTCTGGACAGCAAAGACAAAGAGAAATTCAAAAACCTGACGGCCTATCAGATCGATTTTGTCAACAAAGGCGGGCTTGTGATGCCTATTATCCTTGAATTTACCTTCGAAGACGGCACAAAGCTCTATGATAAATCTTCTGCACAGATCTGGAGGCTGAATGAACAGAAAACTTCAAAGACTTATTATTTTGATAAAAAACTGAAGTCCATTCAGCTGGACCCAATGAGGGAAACCGCAGATATTGATACCTCCAACAACTTCTGGAGCAACGATGGTACATCAGGTGAAACTACCAAATTCCAGCTGTTCAAGCAGAAGCAGGATGGCGGATCTGCCAGAGGTGCTTCCAGTGGGAAAGTAAACCCGATGCAGGCGGCAGGAAAGAAGAACTAA
- the groES gene encoding co-chaperone GroES produces MSVNFKPLADRVLVEPIAAETKTASGIIIPDTAKEKPQEGTVVAVGPGKKDEPTTVQVGDKVLYGKYSGSELKLDGKDYLIVKESDLLGVIG; encoded by the coding sequence ATGTCAGTAAACTTTAAACCATTAGCAGACAGAGTTCTTGTAGAGCCTATCGCTGCAGAAACAAAGACCGCTTCAGGGATTATTATTCCGGACACCGCCAAAGAAAAACCACAGGAAGGTACCGTAGTGGCAGTAGGCCCGGGTAAGAAAGATGAGCCAACAACGGTTCAGGTAGGTGACAAAGTTCTTTACGGAAAATACTCCGGTTCTGAATTGAAACTGGACGGGAAAGATTATTTAATTGTAAAGGAATCTGATTTATTAGGAGTTATCGGCTAA
- a CDS encoding four helix bundle protein — protein sequence MRDYKRYETWKMTHELVKEIYTISENFPKSELFGLTSQIRRASVSTPTNIAEGCGRSTDKEFARFLEISIGSTNETEYLLFLACDLGFCSEDNLLYLNPKLNIVRQKLIQLRKRLLNNN from the coding sequence ATGAGAGACTACAAAAGATATGAAACCTGGAAAATGACCCATGAGCTGGTCAAAGAAATTTATACCATTTCAGAAAATTTTCCAAAATCAGAACTTTTTGGTTTAACCTCTCAAATCAGAAGAGCATCGGTTTCCACTCCGACCAATATTGCAGAAGGTTGTGGAAGATCTACCGATAAAGAATTTGCAAGATTTTTAGAGATCAGCATCGGTTCAACGAACGAAACTGAATATTTGCTTTTCCTCGCGTGTGATCTGGGATTCTGTTCTGAAGACAACTTACTGTACCTCAATCCAAAACTGAATATCGTCAGACAAAAACTTATACAACTTAGAAAAAGATTATTAAATAATAATTAA
- the groL gene encoding chaperonin GroEL (60 kDa chaperone family; promotes refolding of misfolded polypeptides especially under stressful conditions; forms two stacked rings of heptamers to form a barrel-shaped 14mer; ends can be capped by GroES; misfolded proteins enter the barrel where they are refolded when GroES binds), with protein MAKEIKFDIESRDALKRGVDALANAVKVTLGPKGRNVVIEKSFGAPHVTKDGVSVAKEIELEDKVENMGAQMVKEVASKTNDIAGDGTTTATVLAQAIVREGLKNVAAGANPMDLKRGIDKAVAVVVENLKSQSQAVGDSTDKIKQVASVSANNDETIGSLIAEAFGKVGKEGVITVEEAKGIDTTVDVVEGMQFDRGYQSPYFVTNPEKMVAELENPYILLVEKKISSMKELLPVLEPIAQGGKSLLIISEEVEGEALATLVVNKLRGSLKIAAVKAPGFGDRRKAMLEDIAILTGGQVISEEQGFTMENISLDMLGTAEKVTIDKDNTTVVNGGGEESKIKGRVNQIKAQMETTTSDYDREKLQERLAKLAGGVAVLYVGAASEVEMKEKKDRVDDALHATRAAVEEGIVAGGGVALVRAISSLDNLSGANADETTGMKIVKRAIEEPLRQIVANAGGEGSVIVAKVAEGQGDFGYNAKTDEYVNMLEAGIIDPTKVTRVALENAASVSGMLLTTECVITEVKKDEPAMPMGGGMPGMM; from the coding sequence ATGGCAAAAGAAATAAAATTCGATATCGAGTCGAGAGACGCTTTAAAAAGAGGGGTTGATGCATTGGCTAATGCAGTGAAAGTAACCTTAGGTCCAAAAGGAAGAAATGTAGTGATCGAAAAATCTTTCGGGGCACCGCATGTAACGAAAGACGGGGTTTCTGTAGCGAAAGAGATCGAACTGGAAGATAAAGTGGAAAACATGGGTGCGCAGATGGTGAAGGAAGTAGCTTCCAAAACCAATGACATCGCAGGAGACGGTACGACTACCGCTACCGTTCTGGCACAGGCAATCGTAAGAGAAGGCCTTAAGAACGTTGCTGCAGGTGCTAACCCAATGGATCTTAAGAGAGGGATCGACAAAGCGGTAGCTGTAGTTGTGGAAAACCTTAAGTCTCAGTCTCAGGCAGTAGGAGATTCTACCGATAAAATCAAGCAGGTAGCTTCCGTTTCTGCCAACAACGATGAAACCATCGGTTCCCTGATCGCTGAAGCATTCGGGAAAGTAGGTAAAGAAGGGGTCATCACGGTAGAAGAAGCAAAAGGGATCGATACAACGGTAGACGTTGTAGAAGGAATGCAGTTTGACAGAGGATACCAGTCTCCGTATTTCGTAACCAACCCTGAAAAAATGGTGGCCGAACTGGAAAACCCATACATCCTTTTGGTTGAGAAGAAAATCTCTTCCATGAAAGAATTGCTTCCTGTACTTGAGCCGATCGCTCAGGGAGGTAAATCTTTACTGATCATTTCTGAAGAAGTTGAAGGTGAAGCTTTGGCTACTCTAGTGGTGAACAAATTAAGAGGTTCCCTGAAAATCGCTGCTGTAAAAGCGCCTGGATTCGGAGACAGAAGAAAAGCGATGCTGGAAGATATCGCGATCTTAACAGGAGGTCAGGTAATTTCAGAAGAGCAGGGCTTCACGATGGAGAACATCTCCCTGGATATGCTGGGAACTGCTGAGAAAGTAACCATTGATAAAGACAATACAACCGTAGTGAACGGTGGCGGTGAAGAGAGCAAGATCAAAGGAAGAGTAAACCAGATCAAAGCTCAGATGGAAACTACAACTTCCGACTACGACAGAGAAAAACTTCAGGAAAGACTGGCTAAACTAGCCGGTGGTGTTGCCGTTCTTTACGTAGGAGCTGCTTCCGAAGTGGAAATGAAGGAGAAAAAAGACAGAGTTGATGATGCTCTTCACGCAACGAGAGCTGCTGTAGAAGAAGGTATCGTAGCCGGTGGTGGTGTTGCTTTGGTAAGAGCCATCTCTTCCCTTGACAACCTTTCCGGAGCCAATGCTGACGAAACTACAGGGATGAAGATCGTAAAAAGAGCGATTGAAGAGCCATTAAGACAAATCGTCGCCAACGCCGGAGGCGAAGGTTCCGTAATCGTTGCTAAAGTAGCAGAAGGACAGGGTGACTTCGGATACAACGCAAAAACTGACGAATACGTAAACATGCTTGAAGCAGGAATCATCGACCCTACGAAAGTAACAAGAGTAGCCCTTGAAAACGCTGCTTCTGTATCCGGAATGCTTTTAACCACTGAATGTGTGATCACTGAAGTGAAAAAAGACGAACCAGCTATGCCAATGGGTGGCGGAATGCCGGGAATGATGTAA
- a CDS encoding alpha/beta hydrolase, whose translation MKINIFSNIYILLLLITLPGSAFAQSDSFTVRDIKFESQGITLAGSIVKLEKPFAAVVIVHGSDPVKREMEFARRLADKGIAVLTYDKRGVGESGGVYVGPSVGTNNIDPANLNLLAQDADAAVKTFRTYLKDKKIPIGLVGFSQAGWIIPMAANKNPHIRFMVLFSCPTITTLEQLRFQFYTNGNKNFWENHTQADAVEHTQNDPDRYQFTATDPKVSLKTLSIPGLWLYGEKDIQIPVKLCIEHLNTFKAQGKPFEYALFSKLGHSTSSRNDTEPFDIAVQWIKQKASLRK comes from the coding sequence ATGAAAATCAATATTTTTTCCAACATATATATTCTGCTGTTATTAATAACGCTTCCAGGATCTGCATTTGCACAGTCGGACAGCTTTACTGTCCGGGATATAAAATTTGAAAGCCAGGGCATCACGCTTGCCGGCTCAATAGTAAAACTCGAAAAGCCGTTTGCAGCAGTGGTTATTGTTCATGGGTCCGATCCGGTAAAAAGGGAAATGGAATTTGCCAGGCGCCTTGCTGATAAAGGCATTGCCGTACTTACCTATGACAAACGCGGCGTGGGAGAATCCGGCGGTGTGTATGTGGGACCGTCCGTGGGCACCAATAATATCGACCCTGCTAATCTCAACCTATTGGCTCAGGATGCAGACGCTGCGGTAAAAACATTCCGGACCTATTTAAAAGATAAAAAAATACCCATCGGATTGGTCGGGTTCAGCCAGGCAGGATGGATCATCCCGATGGCTGCAAACAAAAATCCGCACATCAGGTTCATGGTTTTATTCAGTTGCCCTACCATTACAACACTGGAACAGCTCCGCTTTCAGTTCTATACCAATGGAAACAAGAATTTCTGGGAAAACCACACCCAGGCTGATGCCGTGGAACATACTCAAAATGACCCTGACCGGTATCAATTTACAGCAACCGACCCAAAAGTCTCGCTGAAGACCCTCTCCATTCCCGGACTTTGGCTCTATGGTGAAAAAGATATACAGATTCCAGTAAAGCTGTGCATCGAACACCTGAATACATTCAAAGCGCAGGGCAAACCTTTCGAGTATGCTCTTTTCAGTAAGCTGGGACACAGCACCTCTTCCCGCAATGATACAGAACCGTTT